Proteins from a genomic interval of Coccinella septempunctata chromosome 2, icCocSept1.1, whole genome shotgun sequence:
- the LOC123308797 gene encoding uncharacterized protein LOC123308797, producing MDQLSTSKVDNYMESTNEGRVSTAFNDSMNQPSTSKVDSYLQSRNEEIDNRSNDDGMLEPDAVLKKLKERKVLSREHYKIQNTEQFKSVVYFLYACVINRTFGITACTFQNIFELILNHITVIITVLYFFL from the exons ATGGACCAACTGTCAACTTCCAAAGTAGATAATTATATGGAGTCAACAAATGAAGGAA GGGTCTCTACAGCTTTTAATGATTCAATGAACCAACCGTCAACTTCCAAAGTAGATAGTTACTTGCAGTCTAGAAATGAAGAAA ttgatAATCGCTCAAATGATGATGGTATGCTAGAACCAGATGCAGTATTGAAGAAGTTGAAGGAAAGAAAAGTTCTTTCTCGTGAGCACTATAAGATTCAAAACACAGAGCAATTCAAATCagttgtttattttttatatgcaTGTGTGATTAACAGAACTTTTGGGATAACTGCATGCACTTTCCAGAACATCtttgaattaattttaaatcatattacTGTGATTATTACTGTACTATATTTCTTTCTTTAG
- the LOC123306982 gene encoding vicilin-like seed storage protein At2g18540, producing the protein MSLADKKRNRSDEFEEIEEESIGRNKKVLRSPNLKLRKGGEEMDSGNLEHMFKMMMEQMMVEMRKNTEELKIEIKNMREEMQKREKKWNEEKKMLEKRIEVLEDKAEREEKRRRRNNIVVKNVAIEVGKEKEEIQTYIENELKTKVEIKRAYRINQGTNIEMFVAEVGSWEQKQQVMKKKHNLKGKKTIIENDLTPKERQIQKQILEIGKVERDKERNVKIGYQKITIDGILYVWDEKEQGVKEQNVTRKRGNLAKN; encoded by the coding sequence ATGAGTCTAGCGGATAAGAAACGCAATAGGAGTGACGAGTTCGAAGAGATAGAAGAGGAGTCTATTGGAAGGAATAAAAAAGTACTGAGATCACCAAACCTGAAACTAAGAAAGGGTGGGGAAGAAATGGATTCCGGAAACCTAGAACATATGTTCAAGATGATGATGGAACAAATGATGGTGGAAATGAGGAAAAATACAGAAGAACTAAAGATAGAGATCAAGAATATGCGGGAAGAAATGCAGAAAAGAGAGAAAAAATGGAATGAGGAAAAGAAAATGTTAGAGAAAAGAATTGAAGTTCTGGAAGATAAGGCTGAAAGAGAGGAAAAAAGAAGGAGGAGAAACAATATTGTAGTCAAGAATGTTGCAATTGAGGTTGGAAAAGAGAAGGAGGAAATTCAAACGTACATAGAAAATGAACTGAAGacaaaagttgaaattaaaagAGCATACAGAATAAATCAAGGTACAAATATTGAAATGTTTGTCGCTGAAGTAGGTAGTTGGGAGCAAAAACAACAGGTAATGAAGAAGAAACATAATTTGAAAGGAAAGAAAACAATTATAGAAAACGACCTTACCCCAAAGGAGAGACAAATCCAGAAGCAGATCCTAGAAATAGGAAAAGTGGAGAGAGACAAAGAAAGAAATGTGAAAATAGGATATCAGAAAATAACGATAGATGGAATACTATATGTCTGGGATGAGAAGGAACAAGGAGTAAAGGAACAAAATGTAACTCGGAAGAGAGGAAATTTAGCAAAAAACTAA